The Sorangiineae bacterium MSr11954 DNA segment CCTCGCGCGCCCCGACGTCCCCTCCGGCGCAACCTCCGAGCTCGACGTCCTCTACCGCCTCCGCCTGGGCGACCAAGCCCGGCTCGACGTGGGCCTCGAAGGCCGCCTCTACGGCAACGACGTTGCATGGCACTACGGCCTGGGCGTCCCGTTTCAGTTCGCCTTGGAGGCCGGACGCCACTTCGAGGTGCGCGGCATCTTCGTCCCCACGCACACCTGGCTGGTGTGGGACACGAAGGCCTTCGCCAATGTCAACGTGTGGGCGCTGCGCATGGGGGCCGAGGTCGCGTGGGCGGTGAGCTCCCACGTGACGTTCGGCCTTTCTCCCATCGGGTTCAATGTGATCAGCGCCGAGAGCGTCGGCGTCATCACCACATACGAGCCGCGCCTCTCGTTCGGCCTCGTCTTCTAATTGCCCATGACGGCGCCGACGCCGCCGAGGACGAACCAAGCCACGTTCGCGAGGATGCCGACGGCAAACGCCACCACGGCCAGGGTGAGCGACAGCTTTGCCTTGGCCCGCGCCGTCTCGATGTCGCCCGTCTTCAGCGCGTTCCCGGCTTGGACGGCGATCACGATGCCTGGAATGGCCACGAGGCAAAAGCAGAACAGCGCCACGATGTTGAGGATGAGCGGCAACGTCGTGTTGACGTCTCCACCTTGCCCCGGAACCATCGGCCCGCCGGGCGGCGGAAAGCCCCCACCGGGCGGACCAAATCCCTGCGGCGCCCCGCCGGGCGTTCCATAGCCCTGCGGAGGTCCGCCGTAACCCCCGCCAGGGGGCCCACCACCGTAGCCGCCGGGCGGCCCGCCGCCAAAGCCGCCAGGACCTCCACCGCCGGGCGGTCCACCACCAAAGCCGCCGCCGCCAGGAG contains these protein-coding regions:
- a CDS encoding CD225/dispanin family protein, with the protein product MVPGQGGDVNTTLPLILNIVALFCFCLVAIPGIVIAVQAGNALKTGDIETARAKAKLSLTLAVVAFAVGILANVAWFVLGGVGAVMGN